From Daucus carota subsp. sativus chromosome 6, DH1 v3.0, whole genome shotgun sequence:
aattttaatataaaatacatttataaatatattctaataGAAGTTGGCCTCACACATTCAActcaaaatttcattaaaatttgatagaaagaatttaatactttggcctGGTACATATGAGAAAAGGAATgacttgattacaatagtttatttgaagccattaatgacTGTGATGGTGTATTTACAatagttctaacttacaaacaaatcatagtttcaaattttattttattgaaaattttgatttattatttataaattaaattttttcgcacctttttaaaatatatttaaaaattttataaataattaaaaaactccCGTGcgttgcacgggctataagctggTACTTAATAATGATATTAACAAGAAAAATGTTGCAATATTGTTAGAATTGTGTAatagttaaattttatattataaaaatttaaagaatatatatatatatatatatatatataaatatatatatatatatatatatatatatatatatatatatatatatatatatatacatttaataCATGATATCATTAGCTTTTCAATTAATATCATggacatataatttattattttagttatatcatttgacaaatatggataataaaaatatatataaataagtcattttgaatgaaaattttgaaccttatttattaatttcctCACGGGCTTTTCaattacattttaattttattatttcaacttTGAACTTCATAaaagataattataattatttagttatgtaacaaaaaagtttcagaataatatcaacaatttttttgggcattctttaaaatgatatattttaaaaattattatctaatccaatttatattattttatttgagtgtaacttaaatattaaaaattgttcGGAGAAAATAGTAAAacgataatatatttcaaatcgTGTTTTCAACCGAAAACATAACTTGAAATCGagcttaaaatataattttaagtcatatttatctcacaaaatcaaaaacgttattaaagttatttttcaaaaaacagaCTAAGTCTTATTTATCTCTAAGAGCAACTCCGATAGCTTAGCTATTTGGAGTCTTAAATTAAAATACGagaaatatgagaaaataattcACTCCAACAGTCAGTAACTTAGTGAtttcttaaatcactaagatccaTTAGCCATACTTTATTTTTAACTAACCTCCCTCCTCTCttaaatcttattttaaaataaattttgaaaacaaacaTGTTATCTCTCTTCACTTATTGTAATAatagtaaattttaataataatatagtatacaaaaaaagaatataagtaATATTGTTGGAGGCGGGAATatctattattatcttaagtctataaaatccaatattttatattatatttaaaaaatgtgtTAAGAtgtgttggagttgctctaaataTTGATTTTTGGAAATTTTCTCCCAatgtttttatacatatttcattTTACAGCGTCTCTCTTTTATCACGTCTCAATTCCTTGAGGAATTTCTTCTTTTATTCCAACTACACTGTAAATTACCGAACACAAGCTATACATACAAGCTCGGTGCTATAAAAAAATTCGACGAAGATGATGGTGGATCTGAGCTCATTTTCCGACGAGAATTTTGAGGCGAAGAAATGGATAAACAATGCCTGTCAATCACGTCACCCTCAAGATCCGCTGGAGAATCATTTAGTAGATCTGGAGATGAAGCTTCAAATGATCTCCGAAGAGATCTCCGCCTCGCTCGAAGAGCAGAGCGCCGCCGCGCTCCTCCGCGTGCCTCGCGCTTCGCGTGACGTCATTCGCCTTCGCGATGATGCGTTGTCGCTTCGTCAATCGGTGGCTTCGATCATCCAGAAACTGAAAAAGGTGTGTTTATGAGTCAGTGTATGTATTCATGCTTGAATTGTCAATTAATTGATTCAATTAGTGATAATTGGCACATAATGTTGTAGTTTTAGCAAACAGTTTAAGTGCGAGAAGCGCTCACACTTTGAACTCGAGCGTGTGTGTGTATTCTGTATTTTTTACTTGTCGCGGTTTTTGATATGTGAATATGAAGTTATATGTTTAGTTTGTCCTTGAATTATTAGTTTGGATCAGGTAGTGACATTTATAGATTGATCACGCCAAAGCTCACAACACTGTGTTCGTATCTGTATCAATGCTTGTATTGAATATATGTTTAGCGAGCATTTTTAGTTTTGTCTGATCTGATTCTGCATTAGTTGCTTTAATACGTATCGGAATTTTTTGAATCGAGCAAATTTGGTGATTAGTGAGATTGGTATGTGATTATTAAGATATAATGTTGTGTGAACTGTGTTTATACATTTGCTCGTTTTTTTTACCTGTGAGTTGAAGTTTTGTGTTAatttaatatcaattaattGGTTAAATTATGTTTCCTGCTATTTAGTATGGTACAAATTCAGGAAGTGCTATTGATGGATTTATATGTGATAATTAAGTCATTTTTTGGTGTATTATATACTTGTAAATTTTTGCAGGCAGAGGGTTCCTCGGCAGAATCTATAGCTACACTTTCAAAAGTCGATACAGTCAAGCGACGAATGGAAGCAGCTTTTGAAACTTTGCAGGTTCGGGGTATTTCTGCTGTTGCATTTTTTATACAGCTCATTGGTGATCATCCACTTAATTAGTTTTGTTATTAACTTGTAAATAGGATGCAGCTGGGTTAACTCAGTTGAGTTCAACTGTGGAGGATGTGTTTGCCAGTGGTGATCTTCCACGTGCTGCTGAGACATTGGCAAATATGAGGCATTGCTTATCTGCTGTTGGGGAGGTAATGTCTGGCTTAAACTGATGGCATATTGTTTGTCTTTTGCAATGCCAAAGAATGAGATGGATTCATCTGTCTGCCAGGTTGCTGAATTTGCTAATATTAGGAAGCAGCTTGAGGTCTTAGAGGATAGACTAGACAATATGGTCCAGCCTCTGTTGGATGACGCAATAAACAATAGAAAGGTAACATTCTTCCTGTTCTGAAGGTAGCAAGAATATTAGCTCCTCAAAACCTTTTAGATCATTCATATCTGTACTActgttgattaatttttttaagtttaatcaTTCTTCCCTTTGTTAATGCGTAGACGGAAGTTGCTCAAAATTATCGTGGAATCCTCATTCGTATAGGAAGATTTAAGTCTCTAGAGACATACTATGCCAAAGTTCACCTCAAGCCATTGAAGCAGCTGTGGGAAGATTTTGACTCTCGGCAACAAACTAATGCAATACCGAGCGAGAAAAATGAATCTATTTCACTTTTAAGTTGGTTGCCGAGTTTCTATGATGAATTGCTTCTATATATAGAGCAAGAGTGGAAGTGGTACGGTTCGTATTTCCACATTCATCCATCTactaaagtaaaaaaaatcagGAAAGGTTTTTAAGGTTTTGTTTTGGACGAATACAATTCTCCACCTGTACACAGATATTTGAAGTCAAGTTTTTTTTTGGACGAATACAATTCTCCACCTGTACACAGATATCTGAAGTCAAgtacacatataaatatacctGTATAAAATATTTAGGCTACTTTAACAGTTCTTATATAGTTctccaaaaattatatatataaaatgtcttGCTCATAATGTATCCTGTTGGCCTTTGTTATTTTGATAGATTATTGGTTCACATCCCTTTACAAACATGACATCCACATTATACTTTCCAAGGAGCACACATAATATGAGTATTTTCATTCCTCCATCACTATATTGAAACTGCTCTAGTTATGTAAGTCTAGTTTATCTAAGAAAGATTAATGATGGAAAATATCAGTTCATGGTTATGATAACTGTGACATAAAAATGAGGGAAAGGATTGTTACCTTCTCTAATCAATCTTTATATGAATTTCCCAGTACACACATTAAGTGCATAGTAACTATATGTATTAGCCTATTAGATTTTAATATCTTTGACTTTCTACAATTTCATCGTTAGGTCGATACTTGCTTTTCCGGAAGATTACAAGACTCTTGTGCCAAAGCTTTTGCACGAGCTAATGGCAACTGTTAGTGGAACTTTTGTCTCACGCCTCAATTTAGCAACTTCTGAAGTTGTCCCAGAAACAAAAGCTTTGGCTAAAGGTAAAACTTCCAGTCATTGTTTGGGTTACTTTGTTTCTGCTATTTCATATGTATCATTTCTTTTACTTATCCCTATAATGTTGTTATTAATATGGAATtctatattttgaattatgagTTCATTATATGATCTCTGCGGTCACTGGTGTATCAAGTATGGAATTCTATATTTCGTAGGATGAGTTTTTAATATGATCTCCATGGTCACTGATTTATTCAAGGAAGGAGGGCTGTGTTCAAACACCAATGCTTTGAGAATTTCTGTGGGATGGATAGGAGATACGGCGAAGCCTCAATTTCCTGTTGACCTATATTTCATtggatttttcttaaaataaataagttcgtAAACTTCCGTGGGATGGGTAGGACAAGTAGTTATTGAAAATGGAATTTTTGAGAAATTATAAACACAAGGGACTACTTCTCATCTGATGAATGTGtgcattttattattgaatatatatatagggtccaactccaatacaaaccaccgaaataaaaattaaataccaCCAAGACAATTAAGGAGAATAGGAAGGGTTGTGGGGCCAGGGATGGATCTTGAGGTGAGCCTGGGTGGGACCTAATAGGGTCGAGGACCAAGTTCGGGCTCTTGGGCTGTTCGAGGCCTGTACGAAGCCTTGGCGAGGCTCTAGTGGTCCCGGGGTGGATTTAGTGGGGGTGGGGCTTAGGTGGGTAATGTCATATAGAgggtgggtgatgtcatataGGGCCGGTTTCTCTTGGTTTGTAATTGAGCTTTGatttagtggtttgtatttgagcaattatctatatgtatatatattaagagaGAAGGAGGAGCGAGAAGAGATGGAGGTTGGAAAAGAATGGCTGGCTTATCGAAACCTAAGCATTGTGAGGCACATGATTTGCATTGAAAAAACACAGAAAATGGATAGTGAATGTTAGTTTGGTAAAGTCATGATATTGTTtaagtttaaatttaatttctggCCAACTTCTTTAACGACTTCTTAGTTAAAAAGTATTAGAGTTGAATTTCAAAGTGATTGCTAGACATCATTTTTCTGGCTTAAATGTCAAATTCTTATTCATCCCTTGCATCCTTTTTCTTCTCACTCTTATTTCAGGCATATTGGATATCTTATCTGGAGACGTGCCAAAGAGTGTCAAAGTTCAAACGAAGCACCTTGAGGCACTAATAGAATTACACAACATGACGGGAAGCTTTGCTAGAAATATTCAACACTTGTTCTCAGAAACCAACCTGAAGGTTTTATTGGAGACACTGAAAGCAGTTTATAATCCGTATGAACCCTTCAAACAAAGGTAGTTACAGCAAACAACTTCTAATACTGtgattttttatatgatatatattgttGAACTTGTGTATTTCTGTAGTTTTCGTCAATTGTGTTTGCTTGAGATTTTTGTCATTTCCTTCATATAAGCCTTTTGTGTTCTCTCTTAGTTTTTAATTTCCTAAGAGTTAAAGAATAGATTGATTTTACCAATTCTTTCATATACTTGTAACATCCCGTAATTTTTagacaatatttatttattaataattataaaaaaaggaTTAAAATTGGAAATGAATAGgattaataaaatacataattcAATTAGAATAATGGACCTAAGATACATTGGTAGGTTTGGAATTAGGGTCTTAAAAATCTATATATTGATTGTGTTCCTCTCATTCTTTATGTTCTTTTATGAGCCATCAAGCTTTCTCGAGATTTTAATTCTTGTTCACCCATCATCCTTGTTATTGAAATTCGTAGGGTTTATCAAACACATATCAGCAATCATGTAAGATTTGATCTAAGAGCGAGTTGATGTGCATTACTGTTTGGGGATATTAGATCCGGAGAAGTTTGACACGTAAATTATAGATGTTAGCTGCACTTTTGTATTTTAGGTTAATGATTTgtaattgatataattttaacaaaattttggATTAATAAATTGTATTGTATATTAGTTTAGCTCGATTTAATAGTCCGGAAAAGTGCGGGCTGTTACATTATTTCTCTGAAAAGCCATTATGTGATACAGAAGTTCACATGGAAGCAAGATAGTGGTgacttttcttaaattttatagTTTTGGTGACGTGAGTTGGATTCTTTTGTAGAGGTGGAAGTAGTAGGTTGGACTTATCTTCACATTAGGCTGTACTATACTCAAATAAAAGAACATATAATATTGTGTCTGATACAATAATTAGAAGCGTGACATTTTACCCACAATGTTGGCCGCCACATCCCACATTGATTAGGATGAATGCATTTGAGGCCTTTATAAGTACATTGGTACAAGTCAACAATGAATGGCATATACAGGTTGCATTTTAGAGGATctttaatatattcttttatCAGCAATTCTGCCTTGTTCTTTTACCAGATTTTTATGAAACTTGTGGTCTGATTTCTAGGTATGGACAGATGGAGCGCATTACTTTATCTGCTGAGATTGGAGGAATTGATCTCAGAGGAGCTGTAAAAACTACCCGCATTGGATCCCAAGGAGTTGAACTTAGTGAAACAGTTCGAAGAATGGAAGAGTCTATCCCACATGTCATTGTACTTCTTGAAGCTGCTGTAGAGAGATGCATCAACTTTACTGGTGGTTCTGAGGCAGATGAGTTGATTCTGGCTCTCGATGACATAATGTTACAATACATTTCCACTTTACAAGACATTCTGAAATCCTTAAGAGCTGTATGTGGTCTAGATGTTATTTCTGATGGTAATGAGAAAAAGGATGGAGTTTCAGTAGCGCGTAAAGTTGAGTCTTCAACTGAAGAGGAATGGTCTTATGTCCAAGGTGCATTGCAAATTCTTGCAGTGTCAGATAGTTTAACAAGCAGATCTGCAGTTTTTGAAGCTTCCCTGAGAGCTACTCTTGCTAGACTGAGCACCAACCTGTCTGTGTCAGTATATGGTTCAAGTCCAGATCACAAGCAGTCACATGTGGTGGACGTTGATGGAAGTGGAGATTTATCAGTGGCTGGAAGGGCAGCCTTGGATGTGGCAGCTTTGAGGCTTATTGATGTCCCTGATAAGGCTCGGAAACTCTTTAACCTATTAGAACAGGTACATGAAGAAACAGTTTGTGTAGTATATTCGGGATCTGCTGGTAGCTGGtaaccttatattatatatatatatatatatatatatatatatatatatatatatcgttgACCTGAATATAGTGGAAGTACAAGTTTGTAAgggtaattattaattataatataagatGCGCAACAAGTAGTTCTGCAGTACCATTAATGTGGATTCAGAGAAAAAGAAACATAGGATACTGTACTGATATACTTTCTAGTCCATCTTACCAggaaaggttttttttttttttggccgaTTCTGGGCCAAAGTATGGGTTTATCGCAAAAAGGTTTGGGGTTGCTCTCATTCAATCTAAATGTTATTATGTTTTTCTTGCAGTCCAAAGATCCTCGGTTCCATGCTCTTCCAATTACAGCTCAGAGAGTTGCAGCATTTGCAGATACAGTCAATGAGCTCGTTTACGATGTCCTGATATCTAAAGTTCGACAACGTTTTAATGATGTGTCTCGTCTTCCAGTTTGGTCTTCTGTTGAGGAACAAAGTTCTCATCACCTACCAAGCTTTAGTGCATATCCACAGAATTATGTGACTAGTGTTGGTGAATATCTTTTAACTCTTCCCCAGCAATTAGAACCACTCGTCGATGGAATATCAGGCAGTGATGCTAATGCCGATGAAGCGCAGTTCTTTGCAACTGAATGGATGTTCAAGGTATCTACCTTCTGAAGAGATGCAACTTACCCCccctcacacacacacaattataCATTCAAATCAGCACTTATGGTACGAGCTCAGTACAgataacaaacagtatgatgtAAATAGTGTAATAATTGTTTTCATCTTAGAGAGAGTCCTAGCCTCCTAGGTAAAAATACTTTTGTTGGGCGTGATGCCTTGGGCACAAAGTGAGGGTTGTTTGCGTAGAATTATTAGGTTTCTGTTGGCTTTTGGTTAACTAAAAAGTAGAATTTGTTTGTTACTGAATTAACTCTTTACTTGTTTCTTTGTTGTAAAGGTTGCAGAGGGTGCTACTGCTCTTTATATGGAGCAGTTGAGGGGTATACACTATATAACAGAGCGTGGAGCGCAGCAACTGTCCGTAGATATCGAGTATTTGAGCAATGTGTTGTCTGCTCTCTCAATGCCAATTCCTCCCATCCTTGCTACATACTACACATGCCTGTCTACCCCAAGAGATCAGCTCAAGGAACTGTTGAAATCGGATTCTGAAAGCCAGCTTGATCCCCCGACAGCAAACCTTGTTTGCAAAATGCGGCGTGTTAATTTGGAataacatcaatttttaattttctattgaTTGTTACTTAAGGTTCACTGAAGGTTGGCTGGTACCAGTTCTACACTCCTATTTGCTCACGGATTGGTTGCTTATAGCCTTGTGAGCCACCAACATATTTTGCTGGAAAATATGAGAGCTATTTTTGGATAGTGTGTCCTGGAAATGCTCGGGAGAAATGTTCTAGAACTCTTTCCCCGTTGAAGTGCTTTGTAGATCATGTAAAAGAATGTAGACGATTGAGAAACAACAATCCTCTCAACGTAAAGGGATAATTAGTCGTCATATATATAATCCACACTTTTATggtcaatttatatttttgtttcatcTTGGAGTAGGCGTTTTACCAATGATTCTTTCAATAGAAGTTTCCGGTTATACTTTACTTTGATCATCATGTTcacaattttctttttcacaGATTGTCATGTGGATCTAATCTCTACTTTGTCACTGGCATCTGAAAAGCGAAATCTGAGAAAAATACAATGGATAAGAAAGCCTCTTTGATGATAGtatgttatttaaataatagtaataataataataataaatagtaaatatatttcaaaattatgctATATTACAAATAACAAAAAGATATTGCAatcattcaattttttaaaaatgtaccTTGTAGTAAGAATTAAGGGATATTTTGGTTCGCGGGGGGTCGTAACGAAAATTTGGACTAAATTAGgcattatttttgttattatgagtttgattagtcaaaataaataatcaataaaaatcTAGGTAAGAAATACATTTCCAACAATTTATTcaccaaaaatatttaaattatggagTTATGGATATTTTTGAAACACTAAAATAAGTCAACAGACGACTAATTCAGCAGTGGTTGATCTCCATTTGGCTTACGAACTACTGTAAAATTCCCCAAAATCTAGCTTCTTACACTGGTTTCGCAGATTTAGGAGTAGAAATACACTCCAGAGCAGATCACGAGATTTACTCAAACCTTGTAATGGTACGTACCCCTCCATCTCAATTTTCTTCTCCAAATCATtccgatctctctctctctctctccccctccccctctccctccctctctctctctctctcatactctctctctctaattGTGTTAATTGATTCGATTTGTGGTGGTGAGATCAGATGTCGGACAATGGAAATCCGTCGCGGTACGTGAAGTTGACGAAAGAGCAATCTGCTCCCACTGAAGACATTCGTCCCGGTGAGCTTAATCAGCCTATCGATGTTCCTCAGGTCTCTCTCcatacattttattttatatgtgtgtgCATTTTCGCTTTAACTCTTCTGTACAACATCAGatgataatttttgtttgtTATCGGTTAGGTTGTAGACTTGTAAATAATAATACTTGTATCGTGTTGTGGTAATTGTGGATTTGCGGAATTTGGTTTATGGTTGGTACTGTAAGCTTAGGTGGTACATTACTGTTAAAATTGTGTGTTATTTGAGGATATAACTGTGAGTTAAGGACTTACTTTATGATTTACATGTGAAAATTTGTCAAATTATGCTAAAAGAGTTGCTAGGGTTTCTCAGGATT
This genomic window contains:
- the LOC108227490 gene encoding conserved oligomeric Golgi complex subunit 7, translating into MMVDLSSFSDENFEAKKWINNACQSRHPQDPLENHLVDLEMKLQMISEEISASLEEQSAAALLRVPRASRDVIRLRDDALSLRQSVASIIQKLKKAEGSSAESIATLSKVDTVKRRMEAAFETLQDAAGLTQLSSTVEDVFASGDLPRAAETLANMRHCLSAVGEVAEFANIRKQLEVLEDRLDNMVQPLLDDAINNRKTEVAQNYRGILIRIGRFKSLETYYAKVHLKPLKQLWEDFDSRQQTNAIPSEKNESISLLSWLPSFYDELLLYIEQEWKWSILAFPEDYKTLVPKLLHELMATVSGTFVSRLNLATSEVVPETKALAKGILDILSGDVPKSVKVQTKHLEALIELHNMTGSFARNIQHLFSETNLKVLLETLKAVYNPYEPFKQRYGQMERITLSAEIGGIDLRGAVKTTRIGSQGVELSETVRRMEESIPHVIVLLEAAVERCINFTGGSEADELILALDDIMLQYISTLQDILKSLRAVCGLDVISDGNEKKDGVSVARKVESSTEEEWSYVQGALQILAVSDSLTSRSAVFEASLRATLARLSTNLSVSVYGSSPDHKQSHVVDVDGSGDLSVAGRAALDVAALRLIDVPDKARKLFNLLEQSKDPRFHALPITAQRVAAFADTVNELVYDVLISKVRQRFNDVSRLPVWSSVEEQSSHHLPSFSAYPQNYVTSVGEYLLTLPQQLEPLVDGISGSDANADEAQFFATEWMFKVAEGATALYMEQLRGIHYITERGAQQLSVDIEYLSNVLSALSMPIPPILATYYTCLSTPRDQLKELLKSDSESQLDPPTANLVCKMRRVNLE